In one Pogona vitticeps strain Pit_001003342236 chromosome 14, PviZW2.1, whole genome shotgun sequence genomic region, the following are encoded:
- the TFIP11 gene encoding tuftelin-interacting protein 11: MSLSHLYGKKDAAAIDDDVEMESFEITDWDLQNEFNPNRQRHWQTKEEATYGMWAEHDSDDERPSFGGKRSRDYSAPVNFISAGLKKPAGDEIEEEDSDEDEKPAKQEEHAKEFVPKKLKTGGNFKPSQKGFIGGTKSFMDFGSWERHTKGIGQKLLQKMGYVPGRGLGKNAQGIINPIEAKQRKGKAAIGAYGSERTTQSLQDFPVVDSDEEAEEEFQKELSQWRKDPSGGKKKPKYTYKTVEELKAKGRAGKQLAAPQKELAQVKVIDMTGREQKVYYSYSQISQKHNIPDDSPQQPPVPGLLGKEAKAQAFALPELEHNLQLLIDLTEQEIIQNDRQLQYERDMVVNLTHEIEKMAEVLAREEADVRNLSKVLELVEECERRMRPDCSDPLTLLECARIFETLQDKYYEEYRMSDRVDLAVAIVFPLVKDFFKNWDPLKDCTYGTEILAKWKTLLENDQLLSHGGQDLASDAFHRLMWEVWMPCVRSVVAQWQPRNCIPMVDFLDSWSHIIPVWVLDNILDQLVFPKLQKEVESWNPLTDTVPIHSWIHPWLPLMQVRLEPLYSPIRNKLSNALQKWHPSDASAKLILQPWKEVFTPGSWEAFMVKNIVPKLGLCLNELIINPHQQHMDAFFWVMDWEGMISVSSLVGLLEKHFFPKWLQVLCSWLSNNPNYEEITKWYLGWKSMFSDQVLAHPSIKEKFNEALDIMNRAVSSSVGGYMQPGARENIAYLTHTERRKDFQYEAMQERREAENMAQRGIGMAAGSVPMNFKDLIQTKAEEHNIVFMPVIGKRHEGKQLYTFGRIVIYIDRGVVFVQGEKTWVPTSLQSLIDMAK; this comes from the exons ATGTCGCTTTCCCACCTGTACGGCAAGAAGGATGCTGCCGCCATCGACGATGACGTGGAGATGGAGAGCTTTGAGATCACCGACTGGGACCTCCAGAACGAGTTCAACCCCAACCGGCAGCGCCACTGGCAGACCAAGGAGGAAGCCACCTACGGCATGTGGGCTGAGCACGACTCGGATGACGAGAGGCCCAGCTTCGGGGGCAAGCG GTCTCGAGATTACTCTGCACCTGTAAACTTTATCAGCGCTGGGTTGAAAAAGCCGGCAGGTGACGAAATTGAAGAGGAGGATTCTGATGAGGACGAGAAGCCTGCAAAACAAGAGGAACACGCCAAAGAGTTTGTTCCCAAAAAGTTAAAGACG GGTGGCAATTTTAAACCCAGCCAGAAGGGCTTCATCGGTGGGACCAAGTCCTTCATGGACTTTGGCAGCTGGGAGCGGCACACCAAGGGAATCGGGCAGAAGCTTCTCCAGAAGATGGGCTACGTGCCTGGCCGGGGCCTCGGAAAGAATGCTCAAG GCATCATCAACCCCATCGAGGCCAAGCAGCGGAAGGGCAAGGCGGCCATCGGGGCCTACGGCTCGGAGCGAACCACCCAGTCCTTGCAGGACTTCCCTGTGGTCGACTCAGACGAAGAAGCGGAAGAG gaattCCAGAAGGAGCTCAGCCAGTGGCGAAAAGACCCAAGTGGGGGCAAGAAGAAGCCAAAATACACCTACAAGACTGTGGAAGAGCTGAAGGCCAAGGGCAGGGCGGGGAAGCAGTTGGCAGCGCCTCAGAAGGAACTGGCGCAAGTGAAG GTGATCGACATGACCGGCCGTGAGCAGAAGGTCTACTACAGCTACAGCCAGATCAGCCAGAAGCACAACATTCCCGACGACAGCCCGCAGCAGCCGCCGGTGCCGGGGCTGCTGGGCAAAGAAGCCAAGGCGCAGGCTTTCGCCCTGCCTGAACTGGAGCACAACCTGCAACTTCTCATCGACCTGACGGAGCAGGAGATCATCCAGAATGACCGGCAGCTCCAGTACGAGCGGGACATGGTCGTCAACCTGACCCATGAGATCGAGAAGATGGCCGAGGTCCTGGCTCGCGAGGAGGCCGACGTCCGCAACCTCAGCAAGGTGCTGGAGCTGGTGGAGGAGTGCGAGCGGCGGATGCGGCCTGACTGCTCGGACCCTCTTACCCTGCTGGAGTGCGCCAGGATCTTTGAGACCCTCCAGGACAAGTATTACGAGGAGTACCGCATGTCGGACCGCGTGGACCTGGCGGTGGCCATTGTCTTCCCTCTCGTCAAGGACTTCTTCAAGAACTGGGATCCCCTGAAG GACTGCACGTATGGCACAGAAATCCTTGCCAAGTGGAAGACTTTGCTGGAAAATGACCAGCTGCTGTCACACGGCGGGCAGGATCTTGCTTCAGACGCTTTTCACAG GCTGATGTGGGAGGTGTGGATGCCCTGCGTGAGGAGCGTGGTGGCCCAGTGGCAGCCCCGGAACTGCATCCCCATGGTGGACTTCCTCGACAGCTGGAGTCACATCATCCCCGTGTGGGTCCTGGACAACATCCTGGACCAGCTGGTCTTCCCCAAGCTGCAGAAGGAG GTGGAGAGCTGGAACCCCCTGACAGACACGGTGCCCATCCACTCGTGGATCCACCCGTGGCTGCCCCTGATGCAAGTCCGGCTGGAGCCCCTCTACTCGCCCATCCGTAACAAGCTCTCCAACGCCCTCCAGAAGTGGCACCCCAGCGACGCCTCCGCCAAGCTCATCCTGCAGCCCTGGAAGGAGGTCTTCACCCCCGGCTCCTGGGAGGCTTTCATGGTCAAGAACATTGTGCCGAAACTGG GCTTGTGTCTCAACGAGCTGATCATCAACCCTCACCAGCAGCACATGGACGCCTTTTTCTGGGTGATGGACTGGGAAGGCATGATCTCCGTCTCCAGCCTGGTGGGGCTCCTGGAGAAACACTTCTTCCCCAAGTGGCTGCAG gtgcTGTGTTCCTGGCTGAGCAACAACCCCAATTACGAGGAGATCACCAAGTGGTACCTGGGCTGGAAGTCCATGTTCTCGGATCAGGTGCTGGCCCACCCCTCCATCAAGGAGAAGTTCAACGAAGCTCTGGACATCATGAACCGAGCAGTCTCTTCGAGCGTCG gcGGCTACATGCAGCCCGGAGCCCGAGAGAACATTGCCTACCTGACGCACACAGAGCGGCGGAAGGACTTCCAGTACGAGGCCATGCAGGAGCGCCGGGAGGCTGAGAACATGGCCCAGCGGGGGATCGGCATGGCCGCCGGCTCCGTGCCCATGAACTTCAAGGACCTCATCCAGACCAAGGCCGAGGAGCACAACATTGTCTTCATGCCGGTCATTGGCAAGCGGCACGAGGGGAAGCAGCTGTACACCTTTGGCCGCATTGTCATCTACATTGACCGGGGGGTGGTGTTCGTGCAGGGCGAAAAGACCTGGGTCCCCACCTCCCTCCAGAGCCTGATCGATATGGCCaagtga
- the SRRD gene encoding SRR1-like protein isoform X2, with product MEPRGAAAEGCWIRPGRGRRRRRRGKEEEEESLAAAGEKQRRRLREAGSALRDSEFWDSSLRTILSSLGNRRPAGPEAASEAEMQETLAAFQDLQVVAPAGRALEPSSPLQKGPKRSGAGALQCVCYGLGNFSSCVKARYQLAFLLLLLQELQIPHRCCHIFDPVFSELEIKVLNSLGLTVLLENEEGKRAVCAPTLFYMIHCGKALYNNLLWRNWSLEALPRMVIVGNSFRGMEERVPAKILQQEYPYIAKILEATREAALPSHPQYLEVFNDTSVHCFLLNKLRALPREIWECQEEPFYQEGDQLEIIQNKR from the exons ATGGAACCCCGCGGGGCAGCCGCCGAAGGTTGCTGGATCCGGCCCGGTCGGGGCCGGAGGAGGCGCcgaaggggaaaggaggaggaggaggagagcctggCGGCGGCGGGAGAGAAACAGAGGCGGCGGCTGAGGGAGGCcgg CTCAGCCCTGCGAGACTCCGAGTTTTGGGATTCCAGCCTCA GAACCATCCTCAGTTCCCTCGGGAACCGCCGGCCAGCTGGGCCAGAGGCCGCCTCGGAGGCTGAGATGCAGGAAACCCTCGCTGCCTTTCAGGACCTGCAGGTCGTGGCTCCAGCTGGGAGGGCCCTCGAACCCAGCTCCCCGCTGCAGAAAGGACCCAAGAGGAGCGGAGCTGGGGCCTTGCAGTGCGTGTGTTACGGCCTCGGGAACTTCTCCTCCTGCGTCAAGGCGCGCTACCAGCTGGCTTTCCTGCTGCTCTTGTTGCAGGAGCTCCAG ATTCCCCACCGATGCTGCCACATCTTCGACCCGGTCTTTTCAGAGttggaaatcaaagtcctgaACAGTCTCGGCCTCACAGTGCTCCTGGAAAACGAG GAAGGCAAACGGGCCGTCTGTGCCCCCACCCTCTTCTACATGATCCACTGTGGGAAAGCTCTGTACAACAACCTGCTCTGGCGGAACTGGTCCCTCGAGGCCCTCCCCAGGATGGTCATTGTGGGCAACAGCTTCCGAGGCATGGAAGAAAG GGTACCAGCCAAGATTCTGCAACAGGAATATCCTTACATTGCAAAG ATTTTAGAAGCCACCAGGGAAGCCGCCCTCCCTTCCCACCCGCAATACCTGGAGGTGTTTAACGACACCTCCGTCCACTGCTTTCTGCTAAACAAGCTGAGGGCCCTTCCTCGGGAGATCTGGGAGTGCCAGGAGGAACCTTTCTACCAGGAGGGCGATCAACTAGAGATCATCCAGAATAAAAGGTGA
- the SRRD gene encoding SRR1-like protein isoform X1 — protein MRALHMLRDAVLLPCGNSPKSYLKQGLGRSVSPLQQIHPFHQPALLSLSASRFFLLQLSPARLRVLGFQPQPLSSLPGTILSSLGNRRPAGPEAASEAEMQETLAAFQDLQVVAPAGRALEPSSPLQKGPKRSGAGALQCVCYGLGNFSSCVKARYQLAFLLLLLQELQIPHRCCHIFDPVFSELEIKVLNSLGLTVLLENEEGKRAVCAPTLFYMIHCGKALYNNLLWRNWSLEALPRMVIVGNSFRGMEERVPAKILQQEYPYIAKILEATREAALPSHPQYLEVFNDTSVHCFLLNKLRALPREIWECQEEPFYQEGDQLEIIQNKR, from the exons ATGCgtgctctgcacatgctcagggaTGCTGTTTTGCTGCCATGTGGCAACTCCCCCAAGAGTTATTTGAAACAAGGCCTGGGGCGAAGTGTCTCCCCCCTGCAGCAAATCCACCCCTTTCATCAGCcggcccttctctctctctctgcctcccggTTCTTTCTCTTGCAGCTCAGCCCTGCGAGACTCCGAGTTTTGGGATTCCAGCCTCA acctctttcttccctcccagGAACCATCCTCAGTTCCCTCGGGAACCGCCGGCCAGCTGGGCCAGAGGCCGCCTCGGAGGCTGAGATGCAGGAAACCCTCGCTGCCTTTCAGGACCTGCAGGTCGTGGCTCCAGCTGGGAGGGCCCTCGAACCCAGCTCCCCGCTGCAGAAAGGACCCAAGAGGAGCGGAGCTGGGGCCTTGCAGTGCGTGTGTTACGGCCTCGGGAACTTCTCCTCCTGCGTCAAGGCGCGCTACCAGCTGGCTTTCCTGCTGCTCTTGTTGCAGGAGCTCCAG ATTCCCCACCGATGCTGCCACATCTTCGACCCGGTCTTTTCAGAGttggaaatcaaagtcctgaACAGTCTCGGCCTCACAGTGCTCCTGGAAAACGAG GAAGGCAAACGGGCCGTCTGTGCCCCCACCCTCTTCTACATGATCCACTGTGGGAAAGCTCTGTACAACAACCTGCTCTGGCGGAACTGGTCCCTCGAGGCCCTCCCCAGGATGGTCATTGTGGGCAACAGCTTCCGAGGCATGGAAGAAAG GGTACCAGCCAAGATTCTGCAACAGGAATATCCTTACATTGCAAAG ATTTTAGAAGCCACCAGGGAAGCCGCCCTCCCTTCCCACCCGCAATACCTGGAGGTGTTTAACGACACCTCCGTCCACTGCTTTCTGCTAAACAAGCTGAGGGCCCTTCCTCGGGAGATCTGGGAGTGCCAGGAGGAACCTTTCTACCAGGAGGGCGATCAACTAGAGATCATCCAGAATAAAAGGTGA
- the HPS4 gene encoding BLOC-3 complex member HPS4 isoform X1 — protein MASPAMPEPTPSPWWNCFFLYDSSKVKEEGDPTQAGICYFNPRQTPQDQQELLCGQIAGMVRCVEEISGSPPQLIRLRKLKFAVQVEGSYLWVLGCTSDLPDASCQRLLEQLMGFFRFYHGPVCQAYQERAKEELDQAWERTTEHLQRKTTDLHRIFGSLWALDKTKVDPLLLLKAALILQTCQRTPLVRAGCILYQGRIVSTQLPPNLAAWVLLQETKPDPEGETEEVEEGSPPVPRAEPPLPQGVQICPVYLLEEEAAALRDSPVEWMPRSSNSSAQGGPAGSEDGPARPGSTEDQPVGPALVQMMLYVHRVRGLALSLLAEEHFANARASIEDVYHSTLASLNGLEVHLKETLPKDGPSSTKTSYTFAHYDSVQNILTTNVLPATSPQDRPFLRAASLVHTTLEQLPSASEMTVRNAATAVYACRNPVQETYFQQGGSPLRHSGVPNPHDSAFGLPAKAKQKLLKHGVNLL, from the exons ATGGCATcccctgccatgcctgagccaacgCCCAGCCCCTG GTGGAATTGCTTTTTCCTCTACGACAGTTCGAAGGTGAAGGAGGAAGGAGACCCCACACAAGCCGGGATTTGCTATTTCAACCCCCGCCAG ACCCCTCAGGACCAGCAGGAGTTGCTCTGCGGCCAGATCGCTGGCATGGTCCGCTGCGTAGAGGAGATCTCAGGCTCCCCACCACAGCTCATCCGGCTGAGGAAGCTCAAGTTTGCTGTGCAAGTGGAGGGGAGCTACCTCTGG GTGCTGGGTTGCACGTCCGACCTCCCAGACGCCAGCTGCCAGCGGCTCCTGGAGCAGCTGATGGGTTTTTTCCGCTTCTACCACGGCCCCGTTTGCCAGGCCTACCAG GAACGAGCAAAGGAGGAGTTGGATCAGGCTTGGGAGAGGACCACGGAGCACCTGCAGCGTAAAACCACCGACCTCCACCGGATCTTCGGCTCCCTCTGGGCCTTGGATAAAACCAAA GTCGACCCGCTCCTGTTGCTGAAGGCTGCCCTCATCCTCCAGACCTGTCAGCGGACTCCCCTCGTGCGGGCCGGCTGCATCCTCTACCAGGGACG gATTGTCAGCACTCAGCTCCCACCCAACCTGGCAGCCTGGGTTCTGCTGCAGGAGACCAAGCCAGACCCAGAG GGCGAGacggaggaggtggaggaag GGAGCCCCCCGGTGCCTCGAGCAGAGCCTCCTTTGCCTCAAGGGGTCCAGATCTGCCCCGTTTATCTCTtggaagaggaagcagcagcCCTCCGGGATTCCCCTGTGGAGTGGATGCCCAG gagcagcaacagcagtgctCAGGGAGGCCCGGCTGGCAGTGAGGACGGCCCAGCCCGGCCAGGCTCGACTGAGGACCAGCCAGTGGGGCCCGCGCTGGTGCAGATGATGCTGTACGTCCACCGCGTCCGGGGCTTGGCGCTTTCCCTGCTGGCGGAAGAGCACTTTGCAAATGCCCGAGCCTCCATCGAGGACGTG TATCACAGCACCCTGGCTTCTCTGAATGGCCTGGAGGTCCACCTGAAGGAGACCCTCCCGAAGGACGGCCCCTCCTCCACCAAGACCAGCTACACCTTCGCCCACTACGACTCCGTTCAGAACATCCTCACCA CCAACGTCCTGCCGGCCACCAGCCCGCAAGACCGGCCTTTCCTCAGGGCGGCCAGCCTGGTCCACACCACCTTGGAGCAGCTGCCCAGCGCTTCGGAAATGACCGTCAG GAACGCTGCCACGGCCGTCTACGCCTGCCGGAACCCCGTCCAGGAGACCTACTTCCAGCAGGGGGGCTCCCCGCTCCGCCACTCGGGCGTCCCCAACCCGCACGACAGCGCCTTCGGACTGCCCGCCAAGGCCAAGCAGAAGCTGCTGAAGCACGGGGTGAACCTCCTCTGA
- the HPS4 gene encoding BLOC-3 complex member HPS4 isoform X2 — translation MASPAMPEPTPSPWWNCFFLYDSSKVKEEGDPTQAGICYFNPRQTPQDQQELLCGQIAGMVRCVEEISGSPPQLIRLRKLKFAVQVEGSYLWVLGCTSDLPDASCQRLLEQLMGFFRFYHGPVCQAYQVDPLLLLKAALILQTCQRTPLVRAGCILYQGRIVSTQLPPNLAAWVLLQETKPDPEGETEEVEEGSPPVPRAEPPLPQGVQICPVYLLEEEAAALRDSPVEWMPRSSNSSAQGGPAGSEDGPARPGSTEDQPVGPALVQMMLYVHRVRGLALSLLAEEHFANARASIEDVYHSTLASLNGLEVHLKETLPKDGPSSTKTSYTFAHYDSVQNILTTNVLPATSPQDRPFLRAASLVHTTLEQLPSASEMTVRNAATAVYACRNPVQETYFQQGGSPLRHSGVPNPHDSAFGLPAKAKQKLLKHGVNLL, via the exons ATGGCATcccctgccatgcctgagccaacgCCCAGCCCCTG GTGGAATTGCTTTTTCCTCTACGACAGTTCGAAGGTGAAGGAGGAAGGAGACCCCACACAAGCCGGGATTTGCTATTTCAACCCCCGCCAG ACCCCTCAGGACCAGCAGGAGTTGCTCTGCGGCCAGATCGCTGGCATGGTCCGCTGCGTAGAGGAGATCTCAGGCTCCCCACCACAGCTCATCCGGCTGAGGAAGCTCAAGTTTGCTGTGCAAGTGGAGGGGAGCTACCTCTGG GTGCTGGGTTGCACGTCCGACCTCCCAGACGCCAGCTGCCAGCGGCTCCTGGAGCAGCTGATGGGTTTTTTCCGCTTCTACCACGGCCCCGTTTGCCAGGCCTACCAG GTCGACCCGCTCCTGTTGCTGAAGGCTGCCCTCATCCTCCAGACCTGTCAGCGGACTCCCCTCGTGCGGGCCGGCTGCATCCTCTACCAGGGACG gATTGTCAGCACTCAGCTCCCACCCAACCTGGCAGCCTGGGTTCTGCTGCAGGAGACCAAGCCAGACCCAGAG GGCGAGacggaggaggtggaggaag GGAGCCCCCCGGTGCCTCGAGCAGAGCCTCCTTTGCCTCAAGGGGTCCAGATCTGCCCCGTTTATCTCTtggaagaggaagcagcagcCCTCCGGGATTCCCCTGTGGAGTGGATGCCCAG gagcagcaacagcagtgctCAGGGAGGCCCGGCTGGCAGTGAGGACGGCCCAGCCCGGCCAGGCTCGACTGAGGACCAGCCAGTGGGGCCCGCGCTGGTGCAGATGATGCTGTACGTCCACCGCGTCCGGGGCTTGGCGCTTTCCCTGCTGGCGGAAGAGCACTTTGCAAATGCCCGAGCCTCCATCGAGGACGTG TATCACAGCACCCTGGCTTCTCTGAATGGCCTGGAGGTCCACCTGAAGGAGACCCTCCCGAAGGACGGCCCCTCCTCCACCAAGACCAGCTACACCTTCGCCCACTACGACTCCGTTCAGAACATCCTCACCA CCAACGTCCTGCCGGCCACCAGCCCGCAAGACCGGCCTTTCCTCAGGGCGGCCAGCCTGGTCCACACCACCTTGGAGCAGCTGCCCAGCGCTTCGGAAATGACCGTCAG GAACGCTGCCACGGCCGTCTACGCCTGCCGGAACCCCGTCCAGGAGACCTACTTCCAGCAGGGGGGCTCCCCGCTCCGCCACTCGGGCGTCCCCAACCCGCACGACAGCGCCTTCGGACTGCCCGCCAAGGCCAAGCAGAAGCTGCTGAAGCACGGGGTGAACCTCCTCTGA
- the ASPHD2 gene encoding aspartate beta-hydroxylase domain-containing protein 2, translated as MATMCLEWLVGWSGSLDRLRGVIGTGVQSVRDCDVAALGTVAFLLALFVWYCYHVGREQPRRPYGTVNALLQGSAGGHGQPNGYIGGRSPECARWARGEGLDQKLYHHLQEYAKRYSWSGMGRIHKAIREQSRYRSSRPAIQRPEVFFLPDLPTAPYFSREAQKHDVELLERNAQTIAGEFEALYQAFSSGSLPQGWKVHSTPSGEWLTFSLVRQGTCLPRNCRRCPRTYRLLGSLRTCLGNNIFGNACLSVLTPGTVIAEHYGPTNIRLRCHLGLKTPSNCELVVGGEPQCWAEGRCLLFDDSFLHTAFHGGPPEEGPRAVFMVDLWHPNVAAAERQALDFIFAPGR; from the exons ATGGCCACCATGTGTCTGGAGTGGCTTGTGGGCTGGAGCGGCTCGCTGGACAGGCTGCGGGGCGTGATCGGCACTGGGGTCCAGTCGGTGCGGGACTGCGACGTCGCCGCCCTGGGCACGGTGGCCTTCCTCCTGGCCCTGTTCGTCTGGTACTGCTACCACGTCGGGCGGGAGCAGCCGCGGCGGCCCTACGGGACGGTGAACGCCCTCCTCCAGGGGTCCGCCGGCGGGCACGGCCAGCCGAACGGCTACATCGGCGGCCGCTCCCCGGAGTGCGCCCGCTGGGCCCGGGGCGAGGGCCTGGACCAGAAGCTCTACCACCACCTGCAGGAGTACGCCAAGCGCTACTCCTGGTCGGGCATGGGCCGCATCCACAAGGCCATCCGGGAGCAGAGCCGCTACCGGAGCAGCCGGCCGGCCATCCAGAGGCCGGAGGTCTTCTTCCTGCCGGACCTGCCCACGGCCCCCTACTTCTCCCGGGAGGCCCAGAAGCACGACGTGGAGCTCCTGGAGCGCAACGCCCAGACCATCGCCGGCGAGTTCGAGGCCCTCTACCAGGCCTTCTCCAGCGGCAGCCTCCCGCAGGGCTGGAAGGTCCACAGCACGCCCAGCGGGGAGTGGCTGACCTTCTCCCTGGTCCGCCAGGGCACCTGCCTGCCCCGCAACTGCCGGAGGTGCCCCCGGACCTACCGCTTGCTCGGCAGCCTCCGGACCTGCCTGGGGAACAACATCTTTGGGAACGCCTGCCTCTCCGTCCTCACCCCCGGCACCGTCATCGCCGAGCACTACGGGCCCACCAACATCCGCCTCCGGTGCCACCTGG GGCTGAAGACCCCCAGCAACTGTGAactggtggtggggggagagccCCAGTGCTGGGCCGAGGGACGCTGCCTGCTCTTTGACGACTCTTTCCTCCACACGGCCTTCCACGGAG gtCCCCCCGAGGAAGGGCCCCGTGCCGTGTTCATGGTGGACCTCTGGCACCCCAACGTGGCCGCTGCAGAGCGCCAGGCCCTCGACTTCATCTTCGCTCCGGGACGATGA